tttgcTGTCAGGCACAGCGGCCCAGGCGATAAATCACGCATGTCTGATTGAGGAGGGCAGAGGGCCCGGACAATAACATTTGGGTGGAACTGCAGGAGAAAGCGTCTGAGTTTGCTGTGATCCGTAGAGCCTGCAGACCTGCAGCCAAGGTCCTGTTAAACTGTTGGAGACTTTACAGCTGTTAGTGACATGGAAAAGTTTCCCTTTTTGGCATGACATTGAAACAGAGTGAAGGTTATTCTACGAAGCATAGTTTTACTTCTTtggataaaaacatatttaacatcTGTTAAATATTATTGTACCAAATCAGATTTTTGTCAACTAATCTATACaatttttaaatatctaaataGAATTTTAAATAAGGAAATTAATCATACATTCAAAACAATAATGATACTGTTGTTATtgtaaataattataataataataataataatgataaacaATTTTTGGATTGTCCCTACCCTCTTAAATAAAAACCTAccatattaaatattaaatatacagtcgtcaaaagttttgttttggacAGGGAACAGTTGTAGCAAGAAATTGTTTATTACAACATACATAGTTTAtttcaaaacataatacaagctttatactgaaaataaataattacttGAGCTGTCATCGAAATTTGGAATAAAACCGCCGAAACAGTTCAATCTTACTGAAAatattggttttttttgtttttacattgctAATTAAGTGCATGAATAACTAAGAGCATTTCTTTAAATTAATGACTCCAAAAGGGTAATATATAAAACTGTACAATATTCGAAAAAATACTTAAGAAATAAACCAATAACAGGAGTATTTAAGATTATAAAATTTTGATACTGAACGTACAATAAAATTATAGGCAGGTGTATAGCGTCGACAACCCCTCCTTCTATTCTCGGCTCTGTTTCAGAGTCCACACAGTTTCTATGGTCGGAGATGattgaaatcaaataaatggaTTTATAAATAGCTGTAACTGTGTGTGGCATCAGAAGCTACAGGCCATAAAGGAggaatttaattaaaaaaacaaaaacaacctccAAGTGCTATTATGTTGGTAGCAATACCTCTACAACTGGAATGAGGGCCTATATTTCCATAAGCAAAAATAATTACAGATCTGCTACGAGTAGGTTACAAAATAATGCATGTAGATATGGAAAGTAAAGCATTGTAGAAGCCCGAGGGAAGCATGAGGCGCACTGTAAAACGGCCTCATGGTGCTGCAGTAAATCAATTAGACAAAAAGtgatattattatttgtttcaCTGCACTGATTACACaacagaagcagagagaagCCCAAACAAATCAGAAGATCACATCAGTCCCGTCTTATCGTTATTATCGAGCTGATGAGAAGTGGTGACACAAACCAAAGGCGCTGGCAGGTTATTaggcacattttgtttttaaatccatgATGTAGAAAAGAATTTGGCGGGCTCCATAACCTTAAATGTGACGTTTGATATGCAGCTATAGAATAATGCCCTCATGACAGTTAGAAAACGACGAAGGCTGAACAGGTATctctgttattgttattgtcgAGTTTCAGTGCTGGAGGCATCTGGAGAAGTCTGTAGCGGGACACACACGGAGGCTGGTAGGTGCCACCGCGCGGCCCTGCACTCGAGAGTCTGCACCGGGGGATTCCTCCCGGTGCTTCGGTCAGAGATCGTGGCATGAGGAGGCGTCCCCCGCGCTCCCGCTGTGAGAATAAGGTCCCTCGTGCGGCGGCGGTTCCCCCGGCGGCGTCATGCGCTTCTCTTTCTGCCTCCGGTTACAGAACCAGACGCGGACCACCTCCTTCTCCAGCTGCAGTGAGTCCGCCAACGAGGTGATCTCCTGCGCGGAGGGTTTGGGACACTTTAGAAAGTGTGTCTCCAGAACCCCCTTCACGCTGACCTCGATGGacgtcctcttcttcctcttcctcccctgaGCTGCTATCTTGTCTATACTGCTAGAGCTGCCTGTGGACGAGTCTGCCTCCTCCAGCCACTTGTTCAACAGCGGCTTTAGtttgcacatgtttttaaagctcaGCTGCAGAGCCTCGAACCTGCAGATGGTGGTTTGGGAAAAGACGTTACCGTACAGCGTGCCCAGGGCCAATCCTACGTCCGCCTGCGTAAAGCCCAGCTTGATCCTGCGCTGCTTGAACTGCTTGGCAAAGTGCTCCAACTCGTCCGAAGTGGGCGTCTCCTCGTCGGAGTGGTCATGGCAGTGGTGCCCGCC
This is a stretch of genomic DNA from Labrus bergylta chromosome 9, fLabBer1.1, whole genome shotgun sequence. It encodes these proteins:
- the LOC109981071 gene encoding POU domain, class 3, transcription factor 4, giving the protein MATAASSPYTLLSSSPMIHPDSQAMQPASPYRGHQKLLQSDYLQSVQSNGHPLGHQWASSLSEGSPWSSSMEQQDVKPGREDLQLGIIHHRSPHVAHHSPHHNNHGNHPGAWGTPVSHNSSITSGQQINIYSQTGFTVNGMLDHGGLTPPPNQQGQGMHPGLRDTLSPEHSDLGGHHCHDHSDEETPTSDELEHFAKQFKQRRIKLGFTQADVGLALGTLYGNVFSQTTICRFEALQLSFKNMCKLKPLLNKWLEEADSSTGSSSSIDKIAAQGRKRKKRTSIEVSVKGVLETHFLKCPKPSAQEITSLADSLQLEKEVVRVWFCNRRQKEKRMTPPGEPPPHEGPYSHSGSAGDASSCHDL